AGGTCCTTGGTGCACGAAAATTCTCTTCTACTAAAGAACTTAAAACATTTTTCTACCCGTCTTTAACTGATCTTAGTGACCCGCTTCTGCTTCCCGATATGGATAAAGCCGTAGAGCGTATTCTGCGAGCGCTGAGAACAAAAGAACGGATAGTTATATATGGCGACTACGATGTCGATGGTATTACTGCAACGGCACTTTTGTATTCGGTGTTAAGTCGTTTTGGTGCTGATGTTACATGGTATCTTCCTGATAGGATATCCGAGGGCTATGGTCTTTCGCAGCAGGGCATAGACGATGCGGTTTCCAAGGGGGCGTCGTTGCTTATTTCGGTGGATTGCGGGATTACCGGAGTCGACGCGGTGGAGTATGCAAAGAGTCGGGGAATAGATTGCATAATAACTGACCACCACGAGCCCGCAGAAAGGATACCGGATGCTGTGGCTGTTGTTGACCCGAAACTTATTGAGGATGAGAGTGTTCCGTTCAGGGACCTTTCCGGAGTTGGGGTTGCGTACAAGCTTGCAGATGCCCTCTACGATGTTCTCAATGAGGATAAAGCAGAGCTTCATCAGCATCTTGATCTCGTTGGACTCGGAACTATAGCCGACATAGTTCCACTAACGCGGGAGAACAGAATTCTTGCGCGATTCGGTCTCAGAACTATAGAGATGACGCAGAAGCCCGGCATAAAGGCATTGCTGCAGACCGCGGGAATCTGGGGTAATGAACTTTCGAGCTGGCACATAGTGTTTATCCTTGCACCGAGGCTTAATGCGGTGGGAAGAATAAGCGACCCTGAGCTGGCATTTAAACTTCTCGTAAGCCACAGCATGGATGAGGCACGAAAAATAGCCGCGATCCTTGAGGACGAAAACAAACGCAGAAAAGACCTTGACGAGCGAATTTTCGCTGAGGCTATTGAGCTCGCCGAAAGAACCATGAACCCCGACGACAAGGCAATAGTTCTTGTGAGTGATAAATGGCATCTGGGAGTTATAGGAATAGTAGCTTCGCGGTTGGTGGAAAGGTATTATCGTCCAGTTGTTCTCATATCTACTATAGACGGTGTTGGCAAGGGTTCTGGGCGAAGCATCCCATCGTTCCATTTGCTTGATGCGCTTAGGAGCACGGGTTATCTTCTTACCAAATTCGGGGGTCACAAACACGCTGCGGGGCTGTGTATCGAACCCGATAAAATAGAAAAATTCAAGCAAGAATTTTTGGCGTACGCGAATGAACATCTAACTCAGGCGGACCTTGTGCCACAACTTCAGATAGATGCCAAAATTTCCGCTGACGAAATAGACCTTAATCTCGTAAAGTGGCTCGAGCTTTTTGCACCATACGGTCCAGATAATATGAGACCTATTTTTCTCCTTGAGGATGTCACCATAGCTGGTGAACCAAAAATAGTGGGGAACAACCACCTGCGCTTCAAAATTAAAAACCAGAAAAGGTTGATAGATGTCATAGGATTTGGCTTTGGTTCGCACAAACAGCGTTTGCTCATGAGCTCGAGACCGATAAACCTTGCAGTGGTTGTCGAGAAAAACACATATTATGGCACACCTGATGTTCAATTGAGGCTCAAAGATATAAAACTTGGCAACTGGCGACTCGACATGGATTAATCTTTCGGGAAAATCCCCGCGGTTTCACCTTGAGGGCGTAATTTAAAGTTTTTGTGTAAATTCAACTTTTTAACGGTTCAACCTGTCCCAGCGCGAAAGCCATAATCTGACCCACAGCAATTCCTTGATCGTTTGCGGGATTTAGAAGTGGGTAAACAAGTTCTATTTTGCCTGAAAGTAGCTTTTTTAACATCCACAGAAGTGTTTTGTTCTGGAAGACCCCACCGGATACAGCCGCTATCCTGACTCCATACTTCTCAGACAGGATACCAAGTACCATAGCAGTAGCATGAGCTACCGTAAGATGGAATCTTGTGGCTATTTCTTCCTTCGGCTTTTTCTTCTCAGTATCCCTTGAAAGTTCCTTCAAAGTTGGGTCAAAGTTTAACTCTATTAAATCTTCCTTCTCCAGCACCTGATACGCATACGGTTTTACCGTTATATCGGGATAAGCGAGGCTTTCGAGCATCATTGGTGCTTCTGCTTCGTAGTCGTTCTCAAAAGCTACTCCTGCTATAGCGGCTGCAGCGTCGAAAAATCGTCCCATACTCGTAGTAAGCGGGGGCTTGCTCTGTTCTACAACTCTTTTTACGAATTCGAGTTCACGGTCGGTAATTCTTTCGAAGAGGGGAAGGCTAAGTTTTCTTGCGTCATCGCCGAAAATCCTTATCAGATACGCTAACGCCATCCTTGTTATCTTCTTTGCGGCTGCATCACCGCCGGGCTGAGGAATAATGCGGACATGACCGACTCGGTTTATTGTTCCCTCAGGACTTGCAGTGAAAAATTCCCCGCCCCAAATGTTGCCGTCATCGCCGTAGCCGGTGCCATCGAATATCGCTGCCGCAACCGGTTCCTGAATGCCTTGTTCTGCTATTACTGCCCAGAGGTGGGATTTGTGGTGTTGAACGGTAAAGCAGGGGATACCAAGCTCTTTTGCGAATGCTATTCCTAATCTGCGCGAATGGTAATCGGGATGCTTATCCACAATAACGGCTTTGGGCTTAATCTCGAGCCACTCAAGAAACTTGTTCACCGTTTCAATAAGGAAATCCTGCGCGAGCGGGTCTTCCATTTCGCCAAGGTATTGAGATGGATAGATAAATTTGCCGTCCGTTATCGCTATTCCACCTTTCATGTCAGCACCGAATGCCACCGCAGGCTCACATTTAACCGAAAGCTGATATCGCGACGGCGTGAAACCCCTTGCCCTGCGCATTAATATTAATTCACCATCGAGTTCAAAGCCCACTGAATCATCAACTCTGTTGTGAATCTCGCGGTCATACCATAGAATCGCGTCGGCTATATCCAGTCGTGTCATTGCATCTTCTGGGTCTTTGGCTATCGGTTCGTCCCTCCTGTTACCGGATGTAGCTATTATAACATCTGGTGCCTCCATTCTGAATAACATGTGATGTGCCGGTGCGTAGGGTAGCATAACCCCTATCCTCGACAGCCCAGGTGCGATGAGGCGGGATATTGAGTTTTCTTGGCGTTTCCTGAGAAGCATTATGGGGGCGTAAGGTGAGCTTAGTTGCGATATTTCAAATTGTGTGGCGTGCGCTATTTCCTTTACCGAGCTTATGTTAGCTGCCATAACGGCGAAAGGCTTCGTTGGTCGGCGTTTCCATTCGCGAAGTCGTGCTATGGCGTCGTCGTTGCGTGCTGAGCATATAAGGTGAAAACCACCTATCCCCTGCATAGCTATTATTTTGCCTGATGAAACAAGTCTCGCAGCGAACTCTATGGCATCACTGTCTATAAGGTTTGTGTTGTTGAATTTTTTACCGTTCTTTATGCTTAGATAGTAGTGAGGTCCGCATTTGGCGCAGGAGACTGGTTGAGCATGGTAGCGCCTGTCGAGAGGATTTTCGTATTCTTTACGGCAGTCGGAGCACATATTAAATTTTGCCATTGTCGTTCGAGGTCTGTCGTAGGGAAGTTTACGAACTATAGTGAACCTTGGACCACAATTGGTGCAGTTTATGAAAGGATAAAGGTATCTTCTGTCGGCTGGGTCAAAGAGTTCAGAAAGACAATCGTCACAGGTGGCAAGGTCTGGAGGCATAAGTCCTATCGTATCCGCTGTTGCTGATTTCTCGATAACGAATGAATTTACACCTTTTCGAGGTTCAGTCTCTTCTGTCTCGATAGATTCAATTACGGCAGCTTTTGGATGTTCGTCGCGAAGGCTTCTTAGGAAGTTCTGAATTTTTTCATCTTCTCCCTGGGCAAATATTCGCACTCCCCAGCTCTCATTTCTTACGAATCCAGAAATACCAAATTTGTTGGCGATACGATAGACGAAGGGTCGAAATCCTACCCCCTGAACTACGCCATAAACTTTTATTATAAGCGCTTTCATCAATTGGCTTGTCCATATTTTCGGAGCGAGGGCTATTTATTTGGCAACTTTGCTTGCTTTCAGATTATCTTGCTCGAGCAGTGTGGGGACGGCCGCGCACCCCAACCCTTTTGGGGAACCACTTTTCCCATTGGACGACGATAGGGCTCACGATGTAGATGGAGGAGTAGGTTCCGACTATTACTCCT
Above is a window of bacterium DNA encoding:
- the recJ gene encoding single-stranded-DNA-specific exonuclease RecJ encodes the protein MKWVLAETPDPELIKKFTLELSIPEAVAKVLGARKFSSTKELKTFFYPSLTDLSDPLLLPDMDKAVERILRALRTKERIVIYGDYDVDGITATALLYSVLSRFGADVTWYLPDRISEGYGLSQQGIDDAVSKGASLLISVDCGITGVDAVEYAKSRGIDCIITDHHEPAERIPDAVAVVDPKLIEDESVPFRDLSGVGVAYKLADALYDVLNEDKAELHQHLDLVGLGTIADIVPLTRENRILARFGLRTIEMTQKPGIKALLQTAGIWGNELSSWHIVFILAPRLNAVGRISDPELAFKLLVSHSMDEARKIAAILEDENKRRKDLDERIFAEAIELAERTMNPDDKAIVLVSDKWHLGVIGIVASRLVERYYRPVVLISTIDGVGKGSGRSIPSFHLLDALRSTGYLLTKFGGHKHAAGLCIEPDKIEKFKQEFLAYANEHLTQADLVPQLQIDAKISADEIDLNLVKWLELFAPYGPDNMRPIFLLEDVTIAGEPKIVGNNHLRFKIKNQKRLIDVIGFGFGSHKQRLLMSSRPINLAVVVEKNTYYGTPDVQLRLKDIKLGNWRLDMD
- the hypF gene encoding carbamoyltransferase HypF — encoded protein: MKALIIKVYGVVQGVGFRPFVYRIANKFGISGFVRNESWGVRIFAQGEDEKIQNFLRSLRDEHPKAAVIESIETEETEPRKGVNSFVIEKSATADTIGLMPPDLATCDDCLSELFDPADRRYLYPFINCTNCGPRFTIVRKLPYDRPRTTMAKFNMCSDCRKEYENPLDRRYHAQPVSCAKCGPHYYLSIKNGKKFNNTNLIDSDAIEFAARLVSSGKIIAMQGIGGFHLICSARNDDAIARLREWKRRPTKPFAVMAANISSVKEIAHATQFEISQLSSPYAPIMLLRKRQENSISRLIAPGLSRIGVMLPYAPAHHMLFRMEAPDVIIATSGNRRDEPIAKDPEDAMTRLDIADAILWYDREIHNRVDDSVGFELDGELILMRRARGFTPSRYQLSVKCEPAVAFGADMKGGIAITDGKFIYPSQYLGEMEDPLAQDFLIETVNKFLEWLEIKPKAVIVDKHPDYHSRRLGIAFAKELGIPCFTVQHHKSHLWAVIAEQGIQEPVAAAIFDGTGYGDDGNIWGGEFFTASPEGTINRVGHVRIIPQPGGDAAAKKITRMALAYLIRIFGDDARKLSLPLFERITDRELEFVKRVVEQSKPPLTTSMGRFFDAAAAIAGVAFENDYEAEAPMMLESLAYPDITVKPYAYQVLEKEDLIELNFDPTLKELSRDTEKKKPKEEIATRFHLTVAHATAMVLGILSEKYGVRIAAVSGGVFQNKTLLWMLKKLLSGKIELVYPLLNPANDQGIAVGQIMAFALGQVEPLKS